The Deltaproteobacteria bacterium DNA window GCATACCAAAAGGCGTGCTTCTCATGGGTTCGCCTGGAACAGGAAAAACCTTGCTTGCAAAGGCAATAGCCGGAGAGGCCGGTGTTCCGTTTTTCAGCATATCCGGCTCTGATTTTGTAGAAATGTTTGTTGGTGTTGGGGCATCCAGGGTCAGGGACCTCTTTCTTCAGGGAAAGAAGAATGCGCCGTGCATAATCTTTATAGATGAGATAGACGCTGTCGGAAGGCACAGGGGCGCAGGTCTTGGCGGCGGTCATGACGAAAGGGAGCAGACTTTGAATCAGCTTCTTGTGGAGATGGATGGCTTTGAATCAAATGAGGGCGTAATCCTGATTGCTGCAACAAACCGTCCGGATGTTTTGGATCCTGCATTGATGCGGCCAGGAAGGTTTGACAGGACAGTTATTGTCCCTAAACCCGACTTGAAGGGCAGGAGCGATATACTCACTGTCCACGCCAAAAAGGCGCCTCTGGCGGAGGATGTGAATTTTGAGGTGGTTGCAAGAGGAACCCCCGGTATGTCTGGGGCAGACCTTGCAAACTTAGTTAATGAAGCAGCCCTGCTGGCGGCAAGACGCGGCAAGAGCAAGGTTGATATGACCGATTTTGATGAGGCAAAAGACAAGGTATTGATGGGTAAGGAGCGGAAGAGCATGATAATAAGCGAAGAGGAGAAAAAGAATACGGCATATCATGAGGCAGGTCATACGCTTGTTGGGAAGCTTATCCCCGGTTCCGATCCTGTTCACAAAGTAACCATTATTCCGCGGGGCTACGCCCTTGGCCTTACCCAGTATCTGCCTCTGGATGAAAAACATACATGGCCGAGAGAGTATATCATGGGAGGGATTGCCATAATGATGGGAGGACGGGTAGCGGAAGAACTGGTTCTGCATCACATGACAACCGGCGCCGGTAATGACATTGAAAGGGCGACAGAGATGGCAAGAAAGATGGTGTGCGAGTGGGGTATGAGCGAAAAGATGGGGCCGTTAACATTTGGCAAAAAAGAAGAGATGGTATTTCTTGGAAAAGAGATAGCCTCACATAAGAACTACAGTGAGCAGACAGCCGAAGAAATAGACTCGGAGATAAAGGTAATTGTAATGGAAGGCTACAACAGGGCCAAAAAAATCCTTGTCGAAAATATTGACACCCTGCACAGACTTGCCAGCGCCCTTCTTGAAAAAGAGGTGCTGGACGGCGATGAAATAGACAGGATAATACGCGGCGAAAACAGCGGCAGGACCGAACCTTCAAAGGAAACCTCAGCAACCGCTGCATCCCACTAATCTGATAGCCTTTTTAAACCTGCGAGGTTTTTGTGAATTTGCCAAGGCATTTAAACATTACCTCTAAAGAAGAAATCGTGTCCGAGATGTCCCGCATTGGGGTTGACCGTGTGGGCATCAGGCTTATGGCCCCGAAACTGCTCCATCTGAATCTCAAGATAAAAGGTTTGACCGCCCCGCAGGCAAATATCCTTAAACAAGAAATGCTCTCAGTTGGCGGAGATGCAGCGGTATCGGTGGGCGTTATTAACTGTAGTGTTAAAACTACAGATGCCATTATATCCGGAACGGAAAAACAGATATACAGTGTAATTAAAAAGTTAAATATGCAGCCATTTGGTTTGAAACAAATCGGCAGCGCCATAAAAAAGGCTATTGACAATATATATATAAGAGAATGGATATTTGAAGTAAAAGAGAAAAAGTGGATTATAGGAAGGCGGACGTTGATAATGGGCGTCTTGAATGTAACGGCCGATTCCTTTTACGATGGCGGCCAATATCTAAAAAAAAGAGAGGCTGTAAAAAAGGCGCTGCAAATGGCAGAGGATGGCGCTGATATTATAGATGTGGGCGGTGAATCATCAAGGCCCGGCTCTAAACCGGTTTCTCTGGAAGAAGAGCTTAAAAGGATTATACCCGTAATAAAAGAAGCGGCTAAAAAAACCGATGCCGCCATATCAGTGGATACAACCAAGGCAGAGGTTGCAAGACAGGCTATTGACGCAGGGGCGCAAATAGTGAATGATATCAGCGCCATGAGATTTGATCCAGCAATGGCAGAGGTATGCGCAAAAACCAAAGTTGGTGTTATACTTATGCATACGAGAGGAACACCGGTAACAATGCAGGTGGATGTCAAATATGATGACCTTATATCGGAAATATTTAACCATCTGGAAGAGAGGGTATCCTTTGCCGTTAAAGCCGGCATTAAAAAAGAAAGGATTGCCGTTGACCCTGGCATAGGTTTTGGCAAGGGCGCTGAAGATAATTTGAAGATTATAAAAAGGCTCTCTGAATTTAAGTCCATTGGAAGACCGGTAGTTCTTGGAACATCGCGAAAATCCTTTATAGGCAAGATTCTTGGATTAGATGTAAAGAATAGGTTGGAAGGAACCATTGCCACCATTGCAGCCGGCATATTAAACGGAGCAAGTATTATTAGGGTTCATGATGTTAAGGAAACGCGAATGGCAGCAGATATGGCGGATGCGATAAAAAATGAAATTGTAAATTGTAAAATGCAAAATGCAAAATGAAGATTTTAATATTTTTAAATTTGAAATTTGCAATTTGCATTTTTCAATGGAGCGAAGCGACTTATGCCGCAGGCTATTTTTGATATTCGCTGGATAGATGTAGTTGATATCCTTATCGTTGCCTTTGTAATTTACAGGCTCATGCTCCTTGTAAAAGGGACAAGGGCGGAGAGAATGCTCTGGGGACTGGCTGTAATAGTCCTTGTCTATTTCGTATCCCAGAGGATGGAGTTATTTACACTTCACTGGATATTGAGCAATTTCCTCAGTTCAATAATAATAATAGTAATAGTGGTCTTTCAGAGGGATA harbors:
- the ftsH gene encoding ATP-dependent zinc metalloprotease FtsH; protein product: MKQSIYKNMAMWLIIIATMVLLWNMFSHTPQSQEKIIFSDFIQSVEKGNIAEVTIQGNDIYGKFKDGKEFKTFAPDDPELVKTLRTMGVKISAKPADQSQWWAVLISWFPMLLLIGVWVFFMRQMQMGGGKAMAFGKSKARLLNESQQKVTFKDVAGIEEAKEELEEIIEFLKDPKKFTKLGGRIPKGVLLMGSPGTGKTLLAKAIAGEAGVPFFSISGSDFVEMFVGVGASRVRDLFLQGKKNAPCIIFIDEIDAVGRHRGAGLGGGHDEREQTLNQLLVEMDGFESNEGVILIAATNRPDVLDPALMRPGRFDRTVIVPKPDLKGRSDILTVHAKKAPLAEDVNFEVVARGTPGMSGADLANLVNEAALLAARRGKSKVDMTDFDEAKDKVLMGKERKSMIISEEEKKNTAYHEAGHTLVGKLIPGSDPVHKVTIIPRGYALGLTQYLPLDEKHTWPREYIMGGIAIMMGGRVAEELVLHHMTTGAGNDIERATEMARKMVCEWGMSEKMGPLTFGKKEEMVFLGKEIASHKNYSEQTAEEIDSEIKVIVMEGYNRAKKILVENIDTLHRLASALLEKEVLDGDEIDRIIRGENSGRTEPSKETSATAASH
- the folP gene encoding dihydropteroate synthase, whose protein sequence is MPRHLNITSKEEIVSEMSRIGVDRVGIRLMAPKLLHLNLKIKGLTAPQANILKQEMLSVGGDAAVSVGVINCSVKTTDAIISGTEKQIYSVIKKLNMQPFGLKQIGSAIKKAIDNIYIREWIFEVKEKKWIIGRRTLIMGVLNVTADSFYDGGQYLKKREAVKKALQMAEDGADIIDVGGESSRPGSKPVSLEEELKRIIPVIKEAAKKTDAAISVDTTKAEVARQAIDAGAQIVNDISAMRFDPAMAEVCAKTKVGVILMHTRGTPVTMQVDVKYDDLISEIFNHLEERVSFAVKAGIKKERIAVDPGIGFGKGAEDNLKIIKRLSEFKSIGRPVVLGTSRKSFIGKILGLDVKNRLEGTIATIAAGILNGASIIRVHDVKETRMAADMADAIKNEIVNCKMQNAK